TCCTTCGGGTAACGCTTTAGCCAGTAAAATCCCCGCCCAGGCATCGCGCTCTTTCGCATTGGCTAGAAATAAACCGCGATTTCCTGATGTTCCAGAAGAAAGCCCCACTGCAATGCCATTGATTAAGGCAGAGAAATCGCGGGTTTTTTCTGCTTTTAATGCCAATTCCAAGGCGTGGTCTTTTTTGATGTTTGCCGTGTTTATTTCATCAAAATGGTGCATCATTATTTTTTTATTGATAATTGGCCACTCACTCAGGGGCTTATCCAGATAAGGTTGATAAAAAGAAGACTTGGCATAAAGTGGACTTGACTAACTTTTTAAATCTTTTTTCCTGGTAGGCAGACAATTGGTCACGTGATTTAAACCGTTTGCGAAGATAATGGGTTTTAAAATAATAATAAAGCAGCCTCAGTATCATCGTTGATTCTCCAAAAGGCGAGCACGGATGTGTTGACAATGAGAAGGAATAATATCGATTTCTTTATTGTTTTTAAAAAGCTGCTGCAATTTTCTAATGGTTTGCTGGTACGCTTCTTTATTATCATGAATTAAATAAGTCAGATCACTTGGAAAAACGCCTTCCTTAAAAGATTCTTGATGCCAACAACTGTCTGCCACAAAGAACGTTTCTTGGGGCGCCTTAAAATACAGGCCGATTTGACCTTTAGCATGACCTGGCAGAGGAATAGCAATAAGTTGTCCGTCATGAAACAGATCAAATCCAGTGGCAAAGGGTAGCAGGTTCGTTTCGAGTCGTACTTCATGTTCTAATACGACCAGACGTTCATAAAAATCTTTTGGCAGTAGTCCGGGTAAAAATCCCTGCAACAATGCTTTGATTCCTGTTTTATGGCGTATGTCTTCTACCGCTTCGGCATGACAGAATATGCGTGCGTTAGGGAAGTCTTTTAAACCACCAATATGATCTGCATGAAAATGCGAAATCACAATACCCTTGATCTCCGCAGCTTGAATATTTTTTTCCGCTAATTGTTCTTTAAGTGATTTTTTTAATTCCACGGGTGTTAAGCGTCTGTAGATGGAATAAGGAAATTTTTGGGTTAGTGTGTAGAATCGATTGCTGTAGCCTGTATCAAAGAGGATGTATCCTTGCTCTGGGTGTTTGATTAAGGCACAAATTGCTGGATATTCGCGTTGTTTCCAACGCCCTTTTTTTAGGGTCATTCGCTCACAATGTC
This sequence is a window from Legionella cherrii. Protein-coding genes within it:
- a CDS encoding MBL fold metallo-hydrolase gives rise to the protein MIEYQLFEAGYCRHCERMTLKKGRWKQREYPAICALIKHPEQGYILFDTGYSNRFYTLTQKFPYSIYRRLTPVELKKSLKEQLAEKNIQAAEIKGIVISHFHADHIGGLKDFPNARIFCHAEAVEDIRHKTGIKALLQGFLPGLLPKDFYERLVVLEHEVRLETNLLPFATGFDLFHDGQLIAIPLPGHAKGQIGLYFKAPQETFFVADSCWHQESFKEGVFPSDLTYLIHDNKEAYQQTIRKLQQLFKNNKEIDIIPSHCQHIRARLLENQR